The DNA window aaagaaaaaacatcaattttttttttttaaagtatggtTTATCTTGTCTCGCTCTGTCATCCTTTCACTCCTGGTGCGGCTTGGTTACACCAGCCTTATGTCACTTGCTGTCATTTCTTTGTCTTCCTTCGGCACGCTTGTATTCGCAGTATTCCTGACGCTTCTCTGCTCATTCATGTTCTGTCGCATGTTTCAGACAGGTGCAGGTTGCATCTGTCCTTGGTTGTGTTTGCTGCACCCACGTTTAAAGCTAAACATAGCTGTTCCCCCGGCTGTTTGCTGACTACATGCATACTAGTAGGGATAGGTATTGTGTCCTTGTTTGAGCGTTTGACTATATAGGGTTTACTGTTTATGGACTTAAAAATACACCACATTTGTGCAAGTGCTTGTTTCAGTAAGTTGCATTTGTGTACCTTTCTGTAACCATGCTTGGAACTTGAGTTAGTTTAGGTCCAGCATTTTATATTTGTTCCTGATAGAAGTGCAAAACCTATTGATGTTACTGTTTTTGTTTTATGTggtattgattttatttttaccctGTGCTTGAAAAGAGAAGAGtaaagcttgcttttctttttcccatatgTAGGTTTCTAGCAACAAACTTGCAATGAAGGATCACCCTCTGACTGGAAGTCAGGTCAAAGTGGAGCAATTATTTGAGGACTCTGGCAACAGAAGGAGTAGCACTCTTCAGTCTGCAGGCATCGCTGGTTCAGAAAGATCTCTTCCTTCCCTGACAAAAGATAAAAGCTTAGAGAGCATAAGCACTTCTAAAGGTGGTGGTAGTTCCTCAAAAGCTCATAAAGCCATTTCCCAAGCTCCAGAGCAAGCTGTCAAACAGTACAAACATCAGTTATCTGCTTATGAGCAGCAAGAGATACTTAGTTTTTCTGAAATTTACTTTGTGGGTCCAGCTGCAAAAAAGAGGCAAGGAGTGATCGGTGGTCCCAACAATGGGGGTTATGATGACGACCAAGGCAGCTACATTCACGTGCCCCATGACCATCTTGCTTACCGGTATGAAGTACTCAAAATCATTGGCAAGGGCAGTTTTGGACAAGTTGCTAAAGTCTATGATCACAAACTCCACCAACACTTAGCCTTAAAGATGGTTCGCAATGAAAAGAGATTCCATCGCcaagcagcagaagaaatccGGATTCTGGAGCATCTGAAGAAGCAGGATAAAACGGGCAGTATGAATGTTATTCACATGCTGGAGAGCTTCACCTTTCGGAATCACATCTGTATGACCTTTGAACTCTTGAGTATGAACCTGTATGAGCTGATTAAAAGAAATAAGTTTCAGGGCTTCAGTATCCAACTGGTACGCAAGTTTGCTCACTCTATATTGCAGTGTTTGGATGCTctgtacagaaataaaatcatacaCTGTGACTTGAAGCCAGAAAATATCCTTCTAAAACAGCAAGGGAGGAGTGGAATCAAGGTTATAGATTTTGGGTCCAGCTGTTTTGAGCACCAAAGAGTCTACACGTATATTCAGTCTCGATTTTATCGGGCGCCAGAGGTAATTCTGGGAAGTCGCTATGGGATGCCCATAGACATGTGGAGTTTTGGCTGTATTCTGGTGGAACTATTGACTGGATACCCTCTTTTTCCTGGAGAGGATGAGGGAGACCAGCTGGCTTGTATGATGGAGCTTCTTGGGATGCCGCCTCAGAAGCTTTTGGATCAATCCAAGCGAGCCAAGAACTTCATCAACTCTAAGGGTCATCCTCGCTACTGCACTGTAACTACACACGCAGATGGAAGAGTGACCCTTAATGGGAGTCGATCCCGCCGGGGTAAAATACGAGGTGCTCCAGGGAACAAAGACTGGGTGACGGCGCTGAAAGGCTGCGACGATCCCTTGTTTATAGAGTTCTTAAAAGAGTGTCTCAGCTGGGATCCTTCCACACGCATGACTCCGGGTCAAGCTTTAAGGCACCCTTGGATTTG is part of the Larus michahellis chromosome 21, bLarMic1.1, whole genome shotgun sequence genome and encodes:
- the DYRK3 gene encoding dual specificity tyrosine-phosphorylation-regulated kinase 3 isoform X1 gives rise to the protein MLLGRKPEATLGAARFGDGLYDSYMRIDQIRYQESTNEERSPSGLPSLGRSNVSSNKLAMKDHPLTGSQVKVEQLFEDSGNRRSSTLQSAGIAGSERSLPSLTKDKSLESISTSKGGGSSSKAHKAISQAPEQAVKQYKHQLSAYEQQEILSFSEIYFVGPAAKKRQGVIGGPNNGGYDDDQGSYIHVPHDHLAYRYEVLKIIGKGSFGQVAKVYDHKLHQHLALKMVRNEKRFHRQAAEEIRILEHLKKQDKTGSMNVIHMLESFTFRNHICMTFELLSMNLYELIKRNKFQGFSIQLVRKFAHSILQCLDALYRNKIIHCDLKPENILLKQQGRSGIKVIDFGSSCFEHQRVYTYIQSRFYRAPEVILGSRYGMPIDMWSFGCILVELLTGYPLFPGEDEGDQLACMMELLGMPPQKLLDQSKRAKNFINSKGHPRYCTVTTHADGRVTLNGSRSRRGKIRGAPGNKDWVTALKGCDDPLFIEFLKECLSWDPSTRMTPGQALRHPWICKRTPKPPSTDKTSSKRISSYTSSFTGIGSKLPPVVGVANKLRANLTSDSNGSIPLCTVLPKLVS
- the DYRK3 gene encoding dual specificity tyrosine-phosphorylation-regulated kinase 3 isoform X2; the encoded protein is MGAAPPCRRHAAGQEAGGDPRCRFGDGLYDSYMRIDQIRYQESTNEERSPSGLPSLGRSNVSSNKLAMKDHPLTGSQVKVEQLFEDSGNRRSSTLQSAGIAGSERSLPSLTKDKSLESISTSKGGGSSSKAHKAISQAPEQAVKQYKHQLSAYEQQEILSFSEIYFVGPAAKKRQGVIGGPNNGGYDDDQGSYIHVPHDHLAYRYEVLKIIGKGSFGQVAKVYDHKLHQHLALKMVRNEKRFHRQAAEEIRILEHLKKQDKTGSMNVIHMLESFTFRNHICMTFELLSMNLYELIKRNKFQGFSIQLVRKFAHSILQCLDALYRNKIIHCDLKPENILLKQQGRSGIKVIDFGSSCFEHQRVYTYIQSRFYRAPEVILGSRYGMPIDMWSFGCILVELLTGYPLFPGEDEGDQLACMMELLGMPPQKLLDQSKRAKNFINSKGHPRYCTVTTHADGRVTLNGSRSRRGKIRGAPGNKDWVTALKGCDDPLFIEFLKECLSWDPSTRMTPGQALRHPWICKRTPKPPSTDKTSSKRISSYTSSFTGIGSKLPPVVGVANKLRANLTSDSNGSIPLCTVLPKLVS